The segment CTGGAGCGTCATAGTCAAGTACTACGGGTATTCTGTCCGTTGCCTCAAAGACGATCCCTAACTTTTTCAAAAAGTTTACGCATTGACAATCTGTCTATGGAACAAGGGCGCTTCGGGCGCCTTTTTCGCGTTTTGGAGGGTAGATTTAGAGTGTTGTTTGAAAGGAGTATGTATGGGATTTTTTAAACAACTCTCACGGTTTACGTCCGTGGCGTGTCTTGCCGCGGGCTTCATTGCGTTCGGGACTGCGCCTGCAGAGGCCGCTCCGGACCCGAACTTCCACATCTATATTGCGTACGGCCAGTCCAACATGGGCGGCACTGCCGATGCCCAGAGCGCCGACAAGGTCGAAAATTCGCGCTTCAAGATTTTCGCGACGCAGAAATGTTCGGGCAAGGGCCGCAACACGCTGGGCGAGGTCTACCCGGCGGTGCCATCGCTCTTCAACTGCGGCAACACGATCTCCATTGCCGACTGGTTCGGGCGCACTATGGCCGACAGCATGCCCGACGTGACCATCGGGATTATCCCGGTCGCGGTGGGTGGCGCAAGCATCAAGCTTTTTGACCAGGACCAGTACGCGAGTTACCTCTCCACGGCGGAGGATTGGCTGAAGAACTACGCGAAGGAATACGCGAGCGACGGCAACGTCACCAAGACGATTATCGATATCGCGAAGAAGGCTCAACAGGTGGGCGTTATCAAGGGCTTCATCTTCCACCAGGGCGAAACCGACGGCGGCTACCCGGACTGGCCGAAAATCGTGAAGAAAACCCGCGACGATATCCTCAAGGCGCTCGGCATGAGTTCCGATACGGTGCCGTTCGTGGCGGGCGAACTCCTGCGTTCGGGCTGCTGCTATTCCGACCGCGTATCGAAACTCCCGAATTCGATGGACAATACCTATTACGCGTCGTCCGAAGGCCTTGACGGCAACGGCGTGGACCGCTACCACTTCGGTCACGATGCCTACGTGACGTTCGGCAAGCGCTATGCGGAGCAGATGCTCAAGGCAATCAACCGCGCTCCGATAGTTCCCGAACCGCAGAAGCCGTTCAAGGGCAAACCGTTTGAAATTCCCGGCAAGATCGAGGCAGAAGACTTCGACATTCCGGGTGTCGGCTCGGGCAACGACTCCTACAAGGAAAACGATTCCGAAGACCATGGCGGTACCAATTACCGCGAAGGGACGGGCGTCGACATTTACAAGAAGGCGACGGGGTACATCGTGGGTTACAACCAGGAAGGCGAATGGCTCGAATACAGCGTGAATGTCAAGGAAGCGGGCGAGTACGCTTTCTTGGCGGCGGTTGCATCCGCAAACGAGACTTCGGGCTTCCAGATGTCGCTCGACGGCAAGAATATCACCGACGTGATCTCTGTCCCGAAAAACGAAGGCGAGGACAACTACGATGACTACAGTAAGGTTATGGCAAAAGTGGATCTTCCCGCGGGCGAACACATATTGCGCTTTACGGTAACCGGTTCCTGGATGGACGTGGATTACTTTGTGTTCGGAGAAGACGAAATCGTTTGCGTTGATAAATGCACAGACTTTGTAAGGCCTGCGCTATCGCATGCGACCGGAGCCGAAAGCTACCGCATCTTCGACATGAACGGCAACTATCTGGGAGAGGTGCGAGCCTCTGGAATGCAGGAACTACGGGCCAGCGCGAAAACCCTCGTGAAGACCGGCGGCATGTTCATTGCGAAATCCCGCGCAGGTTCTGCGACGATACGCGTGACGAAATAATTAGCGATTGTGCGTTCAGTTAGAGACCGAGCGATTTCCTGAACACCCGGGCGACTTCGTCCGGGTTGTCGCTTTTTAGCCAGCTGAGCGTCTCGGTGCCGCGGTAACTCCACGCGAAGATGTTGTCGATACCTGCGGCGCGGCTCTCTTCGACAGCAATCGCGAGGTCGTTCTCGCGGCCCGCTTCAATCTGGTACGCCTTCACCCACATCTGCACGGCCTTCCCATACTTGCGGGCGACATCCACTAACTTGCGCGCGGTTTCCGCATACTTCTCGCGGACCCATTCTTCGGTCGCCCCGCGTTCCCAGTACGGGTCGCTTGCCACTTCGTCTACGCTTTCAAGGCCTGCAACGCGGCTCCAGTCGTCGAGCCCCGCGGGGAACCACGGCGGCAGCATGCACACGCAGTTCCGCTTCCCGCGGGCGTGCACGTCCTCAGTCATTTCCTTCAGAAAATCAATGAGCGAATCTTCGCGGAATTTTTTCACATCGTCGGTGAGTTCTGCGGGCATCTCGTACCCGAAGCGTGCGCGGAACAGCTCGCGACACTTTTCACAGCGGCAGCTCCAGTTGCTAAGCCCGCCCTTCTCGAAATAGAAGTGCGGCTCATCCCAGAAAATCGTATCTACTTTTGTCGCGCAAACGGATTCAATCCACTTGTGCATGTACGCGCGGAATTCCGGATGGTTCGGGCAGGCGGCCACCTTGGGCTTGCCGTCAAGCGCCACCTGGCACAAGTCGTGATTGCGGGCGGTAAGTTCCGAATACGCCTCGCCGCCAAACACGCGGCCAACACCCCACGGGTTCACATAGACCTTCAGGCCCATGCCCGCAGAGGCGTCCACGATATCCTTCATCGTGCCGTAGTAATACTGCTGGTCTTCTTCGCTCCACGTGTGGAGAAC is part of the Fibrobacter sp. UWR2 genome and harbors:
- a CDS encoding sialate O-acetylesterase yields the protein MGFFKQLSRFTSVACLAAGFIAFGTAPAEAAPDPNFHIYIAYGQSNMGGTADAQSADKVENSRFKIFATQKCSGKGRNTLGEVYPAVPSLFNCGNTISIADWFGRTMADSMPDVTIGIIPVAVGGASIKLFDQDQYASYLSTAEDWLKNYAKEYASDGNVTKTIIDIAKKAQQVGVIKGFIFHQGETDGGYPDWPKIVKKTRDDILKALGMSSDTVPFVAGELLRSGCCYSDRVSKLPNSMDNTYYASSEGLDGNGVDRYHFGHDAYVTFGKRYAEQMLKAINRAPIVPEPQKPFKGKPFEIPGKIEAEDFDIPGVGSGNDSYKENDSEDHGGTNYREGTGVDIYKKATGYIVGYNQEGEWLEYSVNVKEAGEYAFLAAVASANETSGFQMSLDGKNITDVISVPKNEGEDNYDDYSKVMAKVDLPAGEHILRFTVTGSWMDVDYFVFGEDEIVCVDKCTDFVRPALSHATGAESYRIFDMNGNYLGEVRASGMQELRASAKTLVKTGGMFIAKSRAGSATIRVTK